A window of Xylophilus sp. GW821-FHT01B05 contains these coding sequences:
- a CDS encoding DNA topoisomerase IV subunit B — MATPPVYSESSIRVLKGLEPVKQRPGMYTRTDNPLHIVQEVIDNAADEALAGYGKKIKVTLHADGSVSVEDDGRGIPFGLHPEENAPVIELVFTRLHAGGKFDKGSGGAYSFSGGLHGVGVSVTNALSTRLEATSYREGKAARLVFSAGDVIEPLVTRTSGEGDRKQGTSVRVWPDAKYFESAALPMGELTHLLRSKAVLMPGVTVSLINEKTRDTQSWQYKGGLRDYLMQTLNADPVIPLFEGEGFADRQHESFAEGEGASWCVGFTEDGAPVRESYVNLIPTSAGGTHESGLRDGLFNAVKSFIELHALLPKGVKLLPEDVFARASYVLSAKVLDPQFQGQIKERLNSRDAVRLVSSFVRPALELWLHQHVEYGKRLAELAIKAAQTRQKAGQKVEKRKGSGVAVLPGKLTDCESRDTAHNEVFLVEGDSAGGSAKMGRDKESQAILPLRGKVLNTWEVERDRLFANTEIHDIAVAIGVDPHGPNDTPDLSGLRYGKVCILSDADVDGSHIQVLLLTLFFRHFPKLIDAGHVYVARPPLFRIDAPARGKKPAAKVYALDEGELNATLDKLRKEGVREGAWTISRFKGLGEMNAEQLWETTLNPDTRRLLPVQLGAMDFLQTEQLITKLMGKGEAAARRELMELHGDAVEIDI; from the coding sequence ATGGCAACTCCTCCCGTCTATTCGGAAAGCTCCATCCGCGTCCTCAAGGGACTGGAGCCGGTCAAACAACGTCCGGGCATGTACACCCGCACCGACAACCCCCTGCACATCGTGCAGGAGGTGATCGACAACGCCGCCGACGAGGCGCTGGCGGGCTACGGCAAAAAAATCAAGGTCACGCTGCACGCGGATGGCTCGGTCAGCGTCGAGGACGACGGCCGCGGCATTCCCTTCGGCCTGCACCCGGAAGAAAACGCGCCGGTGATCGAGCTGGTCTTTACCCGCCTGCATGCCGGCGGCAAGTTCGACAAGGGCTCGGGCGGCGCCTATAGCTTCTCGGGCGGCCTGCATGGCGTGGGCGTGTCGGTCACCAATGCGCTGTCTACGCGGCTGGAGGCCACCTCTTACCGCGAAGGCAAGGCCGCGCGCCTGGTGTTCAGCGCGGGTGATGTGATCGAGCCGCTGGTCACGCGCACTTCGGGCGAAGGCGACCGCAAGCAAGGCACCTCGGTGCGGGTCTGGCCTGACGCCAAGTACTTCGAATCTGCCGCGCTGCCCATGGGCGAACTGACGCATCTGCTGCGCAGCAAGGCGGTGCTGATGCCGGGTGTCACGGTCTCGTTGATCAACGAGAAGACCCGCGACACCCAGAGCTGGCAGTACAAGGGCGGCCTGCGCGACTACCTGATGCAGACGCTCAACGCCGATCCGGTGATCCCGCTGTTCGAAGGCGAGGGCTTTGCCGATCGCCAGCACGAGAGCTTTGCCGAAGGCGAGGGCGCGAGCTGGTGCGTGGGCTTCACCGAAGACGGCGCGCCGGTGCGCGAGAGCTATGTCAACCTGATCCCGACCAGCGCCGGCGGCACGCATGAAAGCGGCCTGCGCGACGGCCTGTTCAACGCCGTCAAGAGCTTCATCGAGCTGCACGCGCTGCTGCCCAAGGGCGTGAAGCTGCTGCCCGAAGACGTGTTTGCCCGTGCCAGCTATGTGCTCAGCGCCAAGGTGCTGGACCCGCAGTTCCAGGGCCAGATCAAAGAGCGGCTCAACTCGCGCGACGCGGTGCGGCTGGTGTCCAGCTTTGTGCGCCCGGCGCTGGAGCTGTGGCTGCACCAGCACGTCGAGTACGGCAAGCGGCTGGCCGAGCTGGCCATCAAGGCTGCGCAAACGCGGCAAAAAGCCGGCCAGAAGGTCGAGAAGCGCAAGGGCTCGGGCGTGGCCGTGTTGCCCGGCAAACTGACCGACTGCGAAAGCCGCGACACCGCCCACAACGAGGTGTTTTTGGTCGAGGGCGACTCCGCCGGCGGCAGCGCCAAGATGGGCCGCGACAAGGAAAGCCAGGCCATCCTGCCGCTGCGCGGCAAGGTGCTCAACACCTGGGAGGTGGAGCGCGACCGTTTGTTTGCCAACACCGAAATACACGACATCGCCGTGGCCATTGGCGTCGATCCGCACGGCCCGAACGACACGCCTGATTTGTCCGGCCTGCGCTACGGCAAGGTCTGCATCCTGTCGGACGCCGACGTGGACGGCTCGCACATCCAGGTGCTGCTGCTGACCCTGTTCTTCCGCCACTTCCCCAAGCTGATCGACGCCGGCCACGTGTATGTTGCGCGGCCGCCGCTGTTTCGCATCGACGCGCCGGCGCGTGGCAAGAAGCCGGCCGCCAAGGTCTACGCGCTGGACGAGGGCGAGCTCAACGCCACGCTCGACAAACTGCGCAAGGAGGGTGTCCGGGAAGGCGCCTGGACCATCAGCCGCTTCAAGGGGCTGGGCGAGATGAACGCGGAACAATTGTGGGAAACCACGCTCAACCCTGATACCCGCCGGCTGCTGCCGGTGCAGCTGGGGGCGATGGATTTCCTGCAGACCGAGCAACTCATCACCAAGCTGATGGGCAAGGGGGAAGCCGCGGCGCGCCGCGAGCTGATGGAACTGCACGGCGATGCGGTGGAGATCGACATCTGA
- a CDS encoding lytic transglycosylase domain-containing protein has translation MQHSTWADVWGFVDEAGTAHFAAEQVDPRYQLFFRAGDSYDTRDLAAAPVEAASGALEKLQTFFDISPSYKSVRRYLRAAAEEHDIDLALLQALIVTESGFNAQAVSPRGAVGLMQVMPATAQRYGVAPRPQAPVARQLADPSVNIGAGARYLRYLLDLFPGQTELALAAYNAGEGAVQRAGNRIPNFRETQNYVKTVMQIYRALQPVPLRATGGPPQRVRMELPGLAPEAAQRSVPPSRLQARASSDDLPLRNGDLSP, from the coding sequence TTGCAGCATTCGACCTGGGCGGATGTGTGGGGCTTTGTGGACGAGGCGGGCACCGCCCACTTCGCCGCCGAGCAGGTGGACCCGCGCTACCAGCTGTTCTTCCGTGCTGGCGATAGCTATGACACCCGCGACCTGGCGGCCGCGCCGGTCGAGGCCGCCTCTGGCGCGCTGGAGAAGCTGCAGACCTTCTTCGACATTTCGCCGTCCTATAAATCGGTGCGCCGCTACCTGCGCGCCGCCGCCGAAGAGCACGACATTGACCTGGCGCTGCTGCAGGCGCTGATCGTCACCGAGTCCGGCTTCAACGCCCAGGCCGTGTCGCCGCGCGGCGCCGTCGGCCTGATGCAGGTCATGCCGGCCACCGCCCAGCGCTATGGCGTTGCACCACGGCCGCAGGCGCCAGTGGCGCGGCAACTGGCCGATCCGTCGGTCAACATCGGCGCCGGTGCGCGCTACCTGCGCTACCTGCTGGACCTGTTTCCCGGCCAGACCGAACTGGCGCTGGCCGCCTACAACGCGGGCGAGGGCGCGGTGCAGCGCGCCGGCAACCGCATTCCCAACTTCCGCGAAACCCAGAACTACGTGAAGACGGTGATGCAGATCTACCGTGCGCTGCAGCCAGTGCCCCTGCGCGCGACCGGCGGCCCGCCGCAGCGCGTGCGCATGGAACTGCCGGGCCTGGCCCCGGAGGCCGCGCAGCGCAGCGTCCCGCCATCCCGCCTGCAGGCCCGGGCCTCTTCCGACGATCTGCCGTTGCGCAACGGCGACCTTTCCCCTTGA
- the parC gene encoding DNA topoisomerase IV subunit A, with amino-acid sequence MSDQATLDLARQSDPDESPNLGAYAQRAYLEYALSVVKGRALPDVCDGQKPVQRRILYSMERMGLGFSGANAVNGARPVKSARVVGDVLGRFHPHGDQAAYDALVRMAQDFSQRYPLIDGQGNFGSRDGDGAAAMRYTEARLAKITRLLLEEIDQGTVDFIPNYDGSTEEPRQLPARLPFTLLNGASGIAVGLATEIPSHNLREIADACVALIKTPQMPDEELFALVPGPDYPGGGQIISSASDIADAYRGGRGSLKVRARWKIEELARGQWNLVVTELPPGVSSQRVLEEIEELTNPKVKAGKKALSTDQVQLKASLLGVLDGVRDESSKDAAVRLVFEPKTSKTPQADLIGTLLAQTSLETSAPINMTMIGMDGRPVQKSLRQILLEWIEFRQQTVQRRTRHRLDKVLDRAHILEGRQTVLLNIDEVIAIIRQADEPKAALIERFRLSDRQAEDILEIRLRQLARLEAIKIEQELAALREEQKKLEEILGSPAALRRLMVKEIEADAKQFADARRTLIQADKRAVAEVRVVDEPVTVVVSEKGWVRARGGHGHDAAGFAFKAGDGLYGTFECRTVDLLLVFGSNGRVYSLPVAALPNARGDGQPVTTLIELESGTQIAHYFAGPTGAALLLAGSGGYGFIANVENMVSRQKGGKTFVSLGQGETLCRPSLAMLPSSVLAAATHVACASTGGRILTFEITELKLMEKGGRGLMLIDLEPKDTLAGAAAYTRSVRIEGIGRGAKPRDETLEIRSLNNARGNRGRKGKAADLGFKPHSVLRVE; translated from the coding sequence ATGAGCGACCAAGCCACCCTCGACCTCGCGCGCCAAAGCGACCCCGACGAATCTCCCAACCTTGGGGCCTATGCCCAGCGTGCCTACCTGGAATACGCGCTGTCGGTGGTCAAGGGCCGTGCCCTGCCCGACGTCTGCGACGGCCAGAAGCCGGTGCAGCGCCGCATCCTGTACTCGATGGAGCGCATGGGCCTGGGCTTCAGCGGCGCCAATGCCGTCAATGGCGCGCGGCCGGTCAAAAGCGCGCGCGTGGTCGGTGACGTGCTGGGCCGCTTCCACCCGCATGGCGACCAGGCGGCCTATGACGCGCTGGTGCGCATGGCGCAGGACTTCAGCCAGCGCTATCCGCTGATCGACGGCCAGGGCAACTTCGGCAGCCGCGACGGCGATGGCGCCGCGGCCATGCGCTACACCGAGGCGCGCCTGGCCAAGATCACGCGCCTGCTGCTGGAAGAAATCGACCAGGGCACGGTCGACTTCATCCCCAACTACGACGGCAGCACCGAAGAGCCGCGCCAGTTGCCGGCGCGCCTGCCGTTCACGCTGCTCAATGGCGCATCGGGCATTGCCGTGGGTTTGGCCACCGAAATCCCCAGCCACAACCTGCGCGAGATCGCCGACGCCTGCGTGGCGCTGATCAAGACGCCGCAGATGCCGGACGAAGAGCTGTTTGCCCTGGTGCCCGGCCCCGATTACCCGGGCGGCGGCCAGATCATCAGCAGTGCCTCGGACATTGCCGACGCCTATCGTGGCGGCCGTGGCAGCCTGAAGGTGCGCGCGCGCTGGAAGATCGAAGAGCTGGCGCGCGGCCAGTGGAACCTGGTCGTCACCGAGCTGCCGCCCGGCGTCAGCTCGCAGCGCGTGCTGGAAGAGATCGAGGAGCTGACCAACCCCAAGGTCAAGGCCGGCAAGAAGGCGCTCTCTACCGATCAGGTGCAGTTGAAGGCCAGCCTGCTGGGCGTGCTCGATGGCGTGCGCGACGAGTCCAGCAAGGACGCGGCCGTGCGCCTGGTGTTCGAGCCCAAGACCAGCAAGACGCCGCAGGCCGACCTCATTGGCACGCTGCTGGCGCAGACCTCGCTGGAGACCTCCGCGCCGATCAACATGACCATGATCGGCATGGACGGCCGGCCGGTGCAGAAGTCGCTGCGGCAGATACTGCTGGAGTGGATCGAGTTCCGCCAGCAGACGGTGCAGCGCCGCACGCGGCACCGCCTGGACAAGGTGCTGGACCGCGCCCACATCCTCGAAGGGCGGCAGACCGTGCTGCTCAACATCGACGAGGTGATCGCCATCATCCGCCAGGCCGACGAGCCCAAGGCGGCGCTGATCGAACGCTTTCGCCTGTCGGATCGGCAGGCCGAAGACATCCTGGAAATCCGCCTGCGCCAACTGGCGCGGCTGGAAGCCATCAAGATCGAGCAAGAGCTGGCCGCGCTGCGCGAAGAGCAGAAGAAGCTCGAAGAAATCCTGGGCAGCCCGGCCGCATTGCGCCGGCTCATGGTCAAAGAGATCGAGGCCGACGCCAAGCAGTTTGCCGACGCGCGCCGCACCCTGATCCAGGCCGACAAGCGCGCCGTGGCCGAGGTGCGCGTGGTCGATGAGCCCGTCACCGTCGTGGTGTCTGAAAAAGGCTGGGTGCGCGCACGCGGCGGCCACGGGCATGACGCTGCGGGCTTTGCCTTCAAGGCCGGCGACGGGCTCTACGGCACCTTCGAATGCCGCACGGTCGACCTGCTGCTGGTGTTTGGCAGCAATGGCCGCGTCTACTCGCTGCCGGTGGCGGCGCTGCCCAATGCGCGCGGCGACGGCCAGCCGGTGACCACGCTGATCGAGCTCGAATCCGGCACGCAGATCGCCCACTACTTTGCCGGGCCCACCGGTGCGGCGCTGCTGCTGGCAGGCTCGGGCGGCTATGGCTTTATTGCCAATGTCGAGAACATGGTGTCGCGCCAGAAGGGCGGCAAGACCTTTGTCTCCCTGGGCCAGGGCGAGACCCTGTGCCGCCCCAGCTTGGCCATGCTGCCCAGCAGCGTGCTGGCCGCCGCCACGCACGTGGCCTGCGCCAGCACCGGTGGCCGCATCCTGACCTTCGAAATCACCGAGCTGAAGCTCATGGAGAAGGGTGGTCGCGGCCTGATGCTGATCGACCTGGAACCCAAGGACACCCTGGCCGGCGCCGCGGCCTACACCCGCAGCGTGCGCATCGAAGGCATAGGCCGTGGCGCCAAGCCGCGCGACGAGACGCTGGAGATCCGCAGCCTCAACAACGCGCGTGGCAACCGTGGCCGCAAGGGCAAGGCGGCGGACCTGGGCTTCAAGCCGCACTCGGTGCTGCGCGTCGAATAG
- a CDS encoding DEAD/DEAH box helicase — MSLPSAARFRPRLTLQTLGRGDGLLGMRPEGPFGPRGDSVTLACIDWTYTLAGGQHWETPAPTSILAPRPAPGEAEQPFARDLSAEALASDTLWGLGLHPVSVDALQWRSEDAARPHAGPFWSLLREEDFGDFWAERLPALQAEGWAVVVRPGFAHESVPVTQWRLILDPDTGDIAGKTPAEPMRGRPPAVAPLGLSRREGSWLLTLGVEVEGESLDLAPLLADLLRRDKRWRDARQVRAMDDAEPVLLRAPGGRRIEAPAAPLKAIVGAMLDLLTDPRRAPGPIALGGWDLHRLDALHQGLVADQAARAGPQGRWQLQGDEGLQLLARRLRAAGTPAPVAPPPGLAITLRPYQLQGLAWLQYLRAQHLGGILADDMGLGKTAQALAHVLAERDAGRLDLPALVVVPTSLVFNWQAEAARMAPSLRVLALQGEERLEAFARIPEHDLVITTYPLLWRDLDRLRAHAFHLLVLDEAQSVKNPAARSARALRRLRARHRLCLTGTPLENHLGELWAQFDFLMPGFLGDARQFQRVWRKPIEVNGETLRAELLARRVRPFILRRRKDEVATELPPLTENIERVPLLGMQRDLYESVRVAADKQVRRVLQRSGFAGAQIAVLDALLKLRQVCCDPHLLRSTATPPGMERAKMERLCEMLPALVEEGRRVLVFSQFTTMLTLIGAELDRLGLPWLALTGETPPAQRGALVQRFQNGEVPLLLASLKAGGTGLNLTAADTVVHVDPWWNPAVEQQATARAHRIGQTRPVFVYRLVAEGSIEERMLELQARKALLAEGVLGSDGEAVPKFSQEDLAGLLAPLNEPGARSAQS; from the coding sequence GTGAGCCTGCCCTCGGCGGCCCGCTTTCGTCCACGCCTCACGCTGCAGACCCTGGGCCGCGGCGACGGGTTGCTGGGCATGCGGCCGGAGGGCCCTTTCGGGCCGCGTGGCGACAGCGTCACGCTGGCCTGCATCGACTGGACCTATACGCTAGCCGGCGGCCAGCATTGGGAAACACCTGCGCCCACCTCCATCCTGGCGCCCCGGCCTGCGCCGGGCGAGGCTGAGCAGCCCTTTGCTCGCGACCTCTCCGCCGAAGCCCTAGCCAGCGACACGCTTTGGGGCCTGGGCCTGCACCCGGTGTCGGTTGACGCCTTGCAATGGCGCAGCGAAGACGCCGCGCGGCCGCATGCCGGGCCCTTCTGGTCGCTGCTGCGCGAAGAAGACTTTGGCGACTTCTGGGCCGAGCGCCTGCCGGCCCTGCAGGCCGAGGGCTGGGCCGTGGTGGTGCGGCCCGGCTTTGCGCATGAGAGCGTGCCAGTCACGCAGTGGCGGCTGATTCTTGACCCTGACACCGGCGACATCGCCGGCAAAACCCCCGCCGAGCCCATGCGCGGCCGCCCGCCTGCCGTGGCGCCGCTAGGCCTGTCGCGCCGCGAGGGCTCGTGGCTGCTCACGCTGGGTGTGGAGGTAGAAGGCGAATCGCTGGACCTGGCGCCGCTGCTGGCTGACCTGCTGCGGCGCGACAAGCGCTGGCGCGATGCACGCCAGGTGAGGGCCATGGACGACGCCGAGCCGGTGCTGCTGCGCGCGCCCGGCGGCCGCCGCATCGAGGCGCCGGCCGCGCCGCTCAAGGCCATCGTCGGCGCCATGCTGGATCTGCTGACCGACCCGCGCCGCGCGCCCGGGCCGATCGCGCTGGGCGGCTGGGACCTGCACCGGCTCGACGCGCTGCACCAGGGCCTGGTAGCAGACCAGGCCGCGCGCGCCGGCCCGCAAGGCCGCTGGCAACTGCAGGGTGACGAAGGCCTGCAACTGCTGGCGCGCCGTCTGCGCGCGGCAGGCACGCCCGCGCCGGTGGCACCGCCGCCCGGCCTGGCCATCACGCTGCGGCCCTACCAGTTGCAAGGCCTGGCCTGGCTGCAGTACCTGCGCGCCCAGCACCTGGGCGGCATCCTGGCCGACGACATGGGCCTGGGCAAGACCGCGCAGGCGCTGGCCCATGTGCTGGCCGAGCGCGATGCGGGCAGGCTCGACCTGCCGGCGCTGGTGGTGGTGCCGACCTCGCTGGTCTTCAACTGGCAGGCCGAGGCCGCGCGCATGGCGCCCTCGCTGCGCGTGCTGGCGCTGCAGGGCGAAGAGCGCCTGGAGGCCTTTGCGCGCATCCCTGAACACGATCTGGTCATCACCACCTACCCGCTGCTGTGGCGCGACCTGGACCGGCTGCGCGCCCATGCCTTTCACCTGCTGGTGCTGGACGAAGCGCAGAGCGTGAAGAACCCCGCCGCCCGCAGCGCCCGCGCCCTGCGCCGCCTGCGCGCGCGGCACCGGCTATGCCTGACCGGCACTCCGCTGGAGAACCACCTGGGCGAGCTGTGGGCGCAGTTTGATTTCTTGATGCCGGGCTTTCTGGGCGATGCGCGGCAGTTCCAGCGTGTCTGGCGCAAGCCGATCGAGGTCAACGGCGAGACCTTGCGTGCTGAACTATTGGCGCGCCGGGTGCGCCCCTTCATCCTGCGCCGCCGCAAGGACGAGGTGGCGACCGAGCTGCCGCCGCTCACCGAAAACATAGAGCGCGTGCCGCTGCTCGGCATGCAGCGCGACCTGTACGAGAGCGTGCGCGTGGCGGCCGACAAGCAGGTGCGCCGCGTTCTGCAGCGCAGCGGCTTTGCCGGCGCGCAGATCGCGGTGCTGGATGCCCTGCTCAAGCTGCGCCAGGTCTGCTGCGACCCGCATCTGCTGCGCAGCACCGCCACGCCGCCGGGCATGGAGCGCGCCAAGATGGAGCGCTTGTGCGAGATGCTGCCGGCCTTGGTGGAGGAGGGCCGGCGCGTGCTGGTGTTCTCGCAGTTCACCACCATGCTCACGCTGATCGGCGCCGAGCTGGACCGGCTCGGCCTGCCCTGGCTGGCGCTGACAGGCGAGACGCCACCGGCGCAGCGCGGCGCGCTGGTGCAGCGCTTTCAGAATGGAGAGGTGCCCTTGCTGCTGGCCAGCCTGAAAGCTGGCGGCACGGGGCTCAACCTGACGGCGGCCGATACGGTGGTGCATGTCGATCCTTGGTGGAACCCGGCGGTAGAGCAGCAGGCGACGGCGCGCGCCCACCGCATCGGCCAGACACGGCCGGTGTTTGTCTACCGGCTGGTGGCAGAGGGCAGCATCGAAGAGCGCATGCTGGAGCTGCAGGCGCGCAAGGCGCTATTGGCCGAGGGTGTTTTGGGCAGCGACGGGGAAGCGGTGCCCAAGTTCAGCCAAGAGGATCTGGCTGGTTTGCTGGCGCCGCTTAACGAGCCCGGCGCTCGTAGCGCACAAAGCTGA
- a CDS encoding dihydrofolate reductase translates to MKINLIFARAANGVIGKDNAMPWHLPEDMAHFRALTQGHPVIMGRRTWDSLPPRFRPLPGRSNIVITRQENFDEKGAKPASSLGQALQLCEQSAEVWVIGGAQIYALALPLADRVEVTEIHQDFEGDAHAPTLGPEWQEAAREAHVAANGLPFSFVRYERRAR, encoded by the coding sequence ATGAAGATCAACCTGATCTTCGCCCGCGCCGCCAACGGCGTGATCGGCAAGGACAATGCCATGCCCTGGCACCTGCCGGAGGACATGGCGCATTTCCGTGCGCTCACCCAAGGCCATCCGGTGATCATGGGCCGCCGCACCTGGGACTCGCTGCCGCCGCGCTTTCGGCCGCTGCCGGGGCGTAGCAACATCGTCATTACCCGTCAGGAAAATTTTGACGAAAAAGGCGCTAAGCCGGCATCCAGCCTGGGCCAGGCGCTACAGTTATGCGAGCAATCCGCCGAAGTGTGGGTGATTGGCGGCGCGCAGATCTACGCGCTGGCCCTGCCGCTGGCCGACCGGGTGGAAGTGACCGAGATCCATCAAGACTTCGAAGGCGATGCCCACGCCCCGACGCTGGGCCCCGAGTGGCAAGAAGCCGCACGCGAAGCGCATGTGGCCGCCAACGGCCTGCCCTTCAGCTTTGTGCGCTACGAGCGCCGGGCTCGTTAA
- a CDS encoding thymidylate synthase — protein MNSPTERLQQRPVRTQYEDFVRHVLAHGVQKSDRTGTGTTSVFGHQMRFDLSEGFPLVTTKKVHLRSIIQELLWFLTGSSNNNWLKERGVSIWDEWAREDGSLGPVYGVQWRSWPTPDGGHIDQIAQVIDTLKQNPDSRRIIVSAWNVAELDKMALMPCHAFFQFYVAPPQAAGERGKLSCQLYQRSADIFLGVPFNIASYALLTHMVAQQCDLDVGDFIWTGGDCHIYSNHHEQVALQLSRAPYPYPTLHIKRRPDSILGYEYEDFEVRDYECHPAIKAPVAV, from the coding sequence ATGAACTCACCCACTGAAAGGCTGCAGCAGCGCCCCGTCCGCACCCAGTACGAAGACTTCGTGCGCCATGTCCTGGCGCACGGCGTGCAAAAAAGCGACCGCACCGGCACCGGCACCACCAGCGTGTTCGGCCACCAGATGCGCTTCGACCTGAGCGAAGGCTTCCCGCTGGTCACCACCAAGAAGGTGCACTTGCGCTCCATCATCCAGGAGCTGCTGTGGTTCCTGACCGGCTCCAGCAACAACAACTGGCTGAAAGAGCGCGGCGTCAGCATCTGGGACGAATGGGCACGCGAAGACGGCAGCCTGGGCCCGGTCTATGGCGTGCAATGGCGCAGCTGGCCCACGCCCGATGGCGGCCACATCGACCAGATCGCGCAGGTGATCGACACGCTCAAGCAAAACCCCGATTCGCGCCGCATCATCGTCAGCGCCTGGAACGTGGCCGAGCTGGACAAGATGGCCCTCATGCCCTGCCACGCCTTCTTCCAGTTCTACGTGGCGCCGCCGCAGGCAGCAGGCGAGCGCGGCAAGCTCAGCTGCCAGCTCTATCAGCGCAGCGCAGACATCTTCCTGGGCGTGCCCTTCAACATCGCCAGCTACGCGCTGCTGACCCACATGGTGGCGCAGCAGTGCGACCTCGACGTGGGCGACTTCATCTGGACCGGCGGCGACTGCCACATCTACAGCAATCACCACGAGCAGGTGGCGCTACAGCTCTCGCGCGCGCCCTACCCCTACCCCACGCTGCACATCAAGCGCCGGCCGGACTCCATTCTTGGCTACGAGTACGAAGACTTCGAGGTCAGGGACTACGAATGCCACCCCGCCATCAAGGCGCCAGTGGCGGTATGA
- a CDS encoding CcdB family protein yields MPRFDVYANPDSSEKKQIPFFLDVQNGHLDGLSTRVVVPLWSAELLPVRAEGLHPEFEVAGQRVVMDTPSIAAVPAAILRRVVDNLAAQQLSVQNALDTLFGSY; encoded by the coding sequence ATGCCGCGCTTCGACGTTTACGCCAACCCCGACAGCAGCGAGAAGAAGCAGATTCCCTTCTTCCTCGACGTGCAGAACGGCCACCTGGACGGCCTGAGTACACGCGTGGTGGTGCCCCTGTGGTCGGCCGAGCTCTTGCCCGTTCGCGCCGAGGGCCTGCACCCCGAATTCGAGGTGGCGGGCCAGCGCGTGGTGATGGACACCCCCTCCATTGCCGCCGTGCCTGCAGCCATCCTGCGCCGCGTCGTGGACAATCTGGCGGCACAGCAGTTGAGCGTCCAGAACGCGCTCGACACCCTCTTCGGGAGCTACTAA
- a CDS encoding type II toxin-antitoxin system CcdA family antitoxin, translated as MLQFDKAPKKATNLSLNAKTLEMARELGMNVSQTVDALLAEEVKRRYWEQWNERNKGAVAAHNARIAQHGLPLAKYRSFGHSLGDGREDGEDAA; from the coding sequence ATGCTGCAATTCGACAAAGCCCCCAAGAAAGCCACCAACCTTTCGCTCAACGCCAAGACGCTGGAGATGGCGCGCGAGCTCGGCATGAACGTCTCGCAGACCGTCGATGCCTTGCTGGCCGAAGAAGTAAAACGCCGCTATTGGGAGCAGTGGAACGAGCGCAACAAGGGCGCCGTCGCCGCGCACAACGCGCGCATCGCCCAGCATGGGCTGCCGTTGGCCAAGTACCGCAGCTTTGGCCACTCGCTGGGTGATGGCCGCGAAGACGGCGAAGACGCCGCCTGA